CATGCTGCGCTGATCCTGTCCTGCAAAGTAGGAAACCGCCCACGACTCTGGTTGAGGCAGGCGCCCTGCTTATAGGAAGCGGGCGATCAGAGGGAAAGGCCCTTGGCAGAAGGGGCCGGCGCCATTCCGCGCGCCACGGGTCCGCGCGGCGCAACCCAAGGTTGCAGCAAGACCGTCGGATGTCGAAGGACGACAAGGGTGGAAGCTGCCGGGGTGCGAAGCGTCGCCGCGGATGTCTGATCCTGTCAAGACGGATTTTCCTGAACAATCCGCCTGCGGACGGCTTCGTCGCGTTTACCTGCGGGGCCCGGGCGGCTAGCGTGCCGCAGTTCCGCCGTCCCGAGGTAGCCTTGACCATACCCCCTGCCGCCCCTGCACCGCTCCGCAACCTGTCGCTCGACGCTCTCAAGATCGTGATGGCCGTGATGGTCGTCGGGCTCCATGCGGGCTTCCTGCGCGACGTGAACCAGCTTGCCTCCGACTACTTCACCAACTGCCTGTTCCGCATCGCCGTCCCGACCTTCCTGGTCATCAACGGCTATTACCTCGAGCGGCAGCTGGACCGCGGGGTGTGGCGCTGGGCCGGGCGGCTGGCGCTGCTCTATGCGATCTGGATGGCGCTTTACGCACCGCTCTGGCTGCCGGGCGCGATCCGCATTCCTGCCTATGGCCGGGAGGTGCTGTTCTTCGGCTACTATCACCTGTGGTATCTGCTCGCCCTGCTGCTGGCGGGGCTGATGGTCGCCGCCCTGCGCGCGCGGACGGGCGTGCTGGTCCTGACCGGTGCGGCGACGTTCCTTGCCGGGATCGGCATCCAGTATGCCGGCAACTTCCACCTCGCGCCCGAGCCTCTCGATCCGCTGCTGAACCGGGTGCAGACCTACCGGAACTTCCTGCTGGTGGGGTATCCGTTCCTCGTCTGCGGCGTGCTGATCGCCCGGCACGAGCAGAAGCTTGCCCGCTTCGGTTCGTGGAAGCTGCTGGCCGGGGCGCTGGCGCTGCTGACGGCGGAATGGGCGGCCAACATGATCTGGAACCCGAAGGACCCGGTGTTCGAGATCTATTTGTCGCTCGCCGTGCTCTGCCCAATCCTGTTCCTGACCGCGAAGGGCGGGCGCCTGATGGGAAGCAGCCGGAACCTCGGGCTGCTGGCCACGGCGCTCTACCTCATCCACATTGCCGTCCTGCACTTCACATACGACGTCGAGATGGGCGACACGCTGCGGACGCTGATCGGGCTGGGGGTGTCGCTGGCGCTGGCGCCGCTGGTGATCCTTGCGAACCGGCGGCTGCCACTGCTGTAGCGGGACAGGCCTCCCTTCCGGGATGGCCGGGTCCGCCTCGGCAGGCGGACCCGGGCAGGATCTCAGGCGTGGGACGTGTAGTGGATGTCCTTCACGTCGGCGCCGGGGGCCGATTTCTGCCGGCGGTGGATCAGCCGGTTCAGCGCGTTGACATAGGCCTTCACGCTGGCCACGACCGTATCGGTGTCGGCGGCCTGACCGGTCGAGATCTTGCCGTCCTCCTCCAGCCGCACCGAAACGGTCGCCTGCGCATCCGTGCCCTC
This portion of the Rhodobacter sp. CZR27 genome encodes:
- a CDS encoding acyltransferase family protein, with translation MTIPPAAPAPLRNLSLDALKIVMAVMVVGLHAGFLRDVNQLASDYFTNCLFRIAVPTFLVINGYYLERQLDRGVWRWAGRLALLYAIWMALYAPLWLPGAIRIPAYGREVLFFGYYHLWYLLALLLAGLMVAALRARTGVLVLTGAATFLAGIGIQYAGNFHLAPEPLDPLLNRVQTYRNFLLVGYPFLVCGVLIARHEQKLARFGSWKLLAGALALLTAEWAANMIWNPKDPVFEIYLSLAVLCPILFLTAKGGRLMGSSRNLGLLATALYLIHIAVLHFTYDVEMGDTLRTLIGLGVSLALAPLVILANRRLPLL